A single window of Ferviditalea candida DNA harbors:
- the metG gene encoding methionine--tRNA ligase — protein MSDSRKTFYITTPIYYPSDKLHIGHAYTTVAGDAMARYKRLRGYEVMYLTGTDEHGQKIERKAKEKGVTPQQFVDDIVSGIKQLWSKLDISYDDFIRTTEKRHIESVEYIFQKFLDQGDVYLGTYEGWYCTPCESFFMERQLVDGNCPDCGRPVEKVKEEIYFFRMSKYADQLLKYYEENLDFIQPESRKNEMINNFIKPGLEDLAVSRTTFDWGVKVPGDPKHVIYVWIDALSNYITALGYGSGQPDKFDRYWPADVHLVGKEIVRFHTIYWPIMLLALGVPLPKKVFGHGWLLMKDGKMSKSKGNVVDPVTLIDRYGLDALRYYLLREVPFGSDGTFTPESFVERVNFDLANDLGNLLNRTVAMIHKYYQGELPAYQGDITPYDRPLAEFATKTVRQVEEVMENMEFSVALSSIWQLVSRTNKYIDETQPWNLVKDESRNQELASAMYHLAESIRIVSIMLQPFMTQAPKRIWEQLGIADGKLTEWDSIREFGALPGGLKVIKGEPIFPRLDVDQEVAYIVEAMGGTLVRQAGQGSEPQDDVKQTAEKAGDKGGSGGNAPVGESEQTEASEISIDDFAKIELRVAQVLSAEPIPKADKLLKLQLDMGVERRQVVSGIAKYYKPEELVGRKVICVANLKPVKLRGELSQGMILAASEGDRLTLATVPEDMPNGAVVK, from the coding sequence ATGAGCGATTCTCGAAAAACGTTTTACATCACCACGCCGATTTACTATCCCAGCGACAAGCTGCATATCGGCCATGCTTACACAACCGTGGCAGGAGATGCTATGGCCCGCTATAAAAGACTGCGCGGCTATGAAGTCATGTATTTGACGGGGACGGACGAGCACGGACAGAAGATCGAACGCAAAGCGAAGGAGAAGGGCGTTACCCCGCAGCAGTTCGTTGACGATATCGTGTCCGGCATCAAGCAGCTGTGGAGCAAGCTGGATATTTCCTACGACGATTTCATCAGGACCACGGAAAAACGGCATATCGAGTCGGTGGAGTACATTTTTCAGAAGTTTCTCGATCAGGGGGATGTTTATCTGGGAACCTATGAAGGCTGGTACTGCACCCCTTGCGAATCGTTCTTTATGGAAAGGCAGCTGGTGGACGGCAATTGTCCCGACTGCGGCAGACCTGTTGAAAAGGTCAAGGAAGAGATTTATTTTTTCCGGATGAGCAAATATGCCGATCAGCTGCTGAAGTATTATGAGGAAAACCTGGATTTTATCCAGCCGGAATCCCGCAAGAATGAGATGATCAACAATTTCATCAAGCCCGGCCTGGAGGACCTGGCGGTTTCCCGGACGACGTTCGACTGGGGCGTCAAGGTTCCCGGTGATCCGAAGCATGTGATCTATGTCTGGATCGACGCGCTGTCCAACTACATTACCGCATTGGGCTACGGCTCCGGGCAGCCGGACAAATTCGACCGCTATTGGCCGGCGGATGTTCACCTGGTCGGCAAGGAGATCGTCCGCTTCCATACGATTTATTGGCCGATCATGCTGCTGGCGCTCGGGGTTCCGCTTCCCAAAAAAGTGTTCGGCCACGGCTGGCTGCTGATGAAGGACGGCAAAATGTCCAAGTCCAAGGGCAATGTGGTCGACCCGGTCACGCTGATTGACCGCTACGGCTTGGACGCCCTGAGATATTACCTGCTGCGGGAGGTACCGTTCGGCTCGGACGGAACGTTCACTCCGGAAAGCTTCGTGGAGCGCGTCAATTTCGATCTGGCCAACGATCTGGGGAATTTGCTGAACAGAACTGTGGCCATGATTCACAAATATTATCAAGGGGAGCTGCCCGCTTATCAGGGTGACATTACGCCCTACGACCGTCCATTGGCGGAGTTTGCGACTAAGACCGTCCGGCAGGTGGAAGAAGTAATGGAGAACATGGAGTTTTCCGTTGCCCTGTCCTCCATTTGGCAGCTGGTCAGCCGCACCAACAAATACATCGACGAAACGCAGCCGTGGAATTTGGTCAAGGATGAAAGCCGGAATCAGGAGCTGGCCTCGGCGATGTACCACCTGGCCGAATCGATCCGGATCGTCTCGATCATGCTGCAGCCGTTCATGACGCAGGCGCCGAAGCGGATTTGGGAGCAATTGGGGATCGCCGACGGCAAGCTGACGGAGTGGGACAGCATCCGCGAATTCGGCGCGCTTCCCGGCGGCCTGAAGGTCATCAAAGGCGAACCGATCTTTCCGCGGCTCGACGTGGATCAGGAAGTGGCCTATATCGTGGAAGCGATGGGCGGAACTCTTGTCCGGCAGGCAGGACAGGGAAGCGAACCGCAGGATGACGTCAAGCAGACGGCCGAAAAGGCAGGGGATAAGGGCGGCTCAGGCGGCAATGCGCCGGTAGGCGAATCGGAGCAAACCGAGGCCAGCGAAATCTCGATCGACGATTTTGCCAAAATTGAGCTTCGCGTGGCGCAAGTGCTGTCGGCCGAGCCGATCCCGAAGGCGGACAAGCTTTTGAAGCTGCAGCTGGATATGGGCGTCGAGCGGCGTCAGGTAGTATCGGGAATCGCCAAGTATTACAAGCCTGAGGAGCTCGTCGGCAGGAAAGTGATCTGCGTGGCCAATCTGAAGCCCGTTAAGCTTCGCGGAGAGCTATCTCAAGGGATGATTTTGGCCGCTTCGGAGGGAGATCGGCTGACCTTGGCCACGGTGCCGGAAGATATGCCGAATGGTGCGGTCGTCAAGTAA
- the yidD gene encoding membrane protein insertion efficiency factor YidD, translated as MFKQIIKAPIHFYRKFISPLKPPTCRFYPTCSEYALEAIEVHGALKGSYLAARRIARCHPFHPGGIDHVPPKAADHAKKPSE; from the coding sequence TTGTTCAAGCAGATCATCAAAGCGCCGATCCACTTTTACCGCAAATTCATATCGCCGTTGAAGCCGCCGACCTGCAGATTTTATCCAACTTGTTCGGAATATGCTTTGGAAGCGATCGAAGTGCATGGAGCCTTGAAGGGCTCCTATTTGGCGGCAAGACGGATCGCCAGGTGCCACCCGTTTCATCCGGGAGGAATCGATCATGTTCCGCCCAAAGCGGCGGATCATGCGAAAAAGCCGTCCGAGTGA
- a CDS encoding trans-aconitate 2-methyltransferase, which translates to MKEVRPWNAALYDSSLGFVSRYGQDLLQILKPAAGEKILDLGCGTGDLADEMTKLGADVTGLDASEEMISRAREKYPELRFIIGRAESFRAEEPYDAVFSNAALHWVKDAKGATESIWEALRPGGRFVAEFGGKGNVRLFASAIEEVLASRYDVDAAARNPWYYPSIGEYASLLEQTGFDVVFAELFDRPTPLGDEQGIRDWLSMFARPYFSGMSEEQTAEASEWITGKLTQVLARSSEGWLADYRRLRIVALKRG; encoded by the coding sequence ATGAAAGAAGTACGTCCCTGGAATGCCGCTCTTTATGACTCCAGCTTGGGATTTGTATCACGATACGGCCAAGATCTGCTGCAAATATTGAAACCTGCGGCGGGCGAAAAAATTCTCGATTTGGGATGCGGAACAGGGGACCTTGCCGATGAAATGACGAAGCTCGGCGCGGATGTGACCGGCTTGGACGCATCGGAGGAAATGATTTCGAGGGCGCGCGAGAAATACCCGGAGCTCCGCTTTATCATCGGACGCGCGGAGAGCTTTCGCGCGGAGGAACCGTACGACGCCGTCTTCTCGAATGCCGCCCTGCATTGGGTCAAAGACGCCAAGGGCGCCACCGAATCGATATGGGAAGCGCTCCGCCCGGGCGGAAGATTCGTGGCCGAATTCGGCGGAAAAGGCAACGTGCGGCTTTTTGCGAGCGCCATCGAAGAGGTGCTGGCCTCGCGCTATGATGTGGATGCCGCCGCGCGGAATCCATGGTATTATCCCAGCATCGGTGAATATGCCTCGCTGCTCGAGCAAACCGGCTTTGACGTGGTATTTGCCGAATTGTTCGACCGGCCTACTCCGTTGGGAGATGAACAGGGGATTCGCGACTGGCTGAGCATGTTTGCCCGGCCGTATTTCTCGGGAATGTCCGAAGAGCAGACGGCGGAGGCAAGCGAATGGATCACCGGCAAATTGACCCAAGTCCTCGCCCGCAGCAGCGAAGGCTGGCTGGCGGATTACCGAAGGCTGCGGATCGTTGCTTTGAAAAGAGGTTGA